One window of the Candidatus Neomarinimicrobiota bacterium genome contains the following:
- the sulP gene encoding sulfate permease translates to MAKTPAHIPQYLTQPYRFIRSYSLNNLRADLLAGITVAVILLPQAIAFAMVAELPAEMGLYAAVVAAIAAALWGSSDHLQTGPTTAISILVFSSLLGAAPRGTPEFFIAASLLAVMAGIFQVAMGFARMGFLVNFVSDSVVIGFSAGAGVLIAAKQIGPLLGVNFSSANLYDVVRKTVIYLPESHLPTVLLGLGTIGLIILLRYINDRWPASLIAMVAASVTVYAFQLDKIGTEVIGELPGTFPPIQSLPFINLELIADLSVGALAVGAIGLVQTTAVSKTVAAETGQRLDSNQEFVGQGFANIAAGLFSGYPVAGSFTRTTVNQKSGAKTKLAAMISGGVVLAAMLFLAPLAKYLPQSALAGVLMVIAYRLVNWEEIQRIWEGTKADAAIMVITFLSMLFLPLEFAVLTGIIFSLALYIRQTSMPRIEEVLPDPSFSNFDRDSDRPACPQLVIYEILGDLYFGAANHIEQTLRQHFNEHSGQRYLLLRMNGVQHCDFSGINALESIVKTYRRAGGDVFFSRVQDPVLDMMHSTSFYEHVGEENFLEKDKAIGHIFHRVLDPAICIYECPVRAFRECQTLPKRDYPGKVPRLDEIPDEEAVPTIAPLDLWERLSEQDPPMVIDVREEREYEQSHIPGANLIPLSEFVEKYETLPTDQDIVLVCRGGRRSSRAGYMMREAGYDNVYVLDGGLLGWENADLLLAV, encoded by the coding sequence ATGGCGAAGACTCCAGCACACATCCCACAATATCTTACTCAACCATACCGGTTTATTCGTTCATATTCCCTGAATAACCTCAGAGCCGATCTACTGGCCGGGATAACGGTGGCAGTAATTCTGCTGCCTCAGGCGATAGCTTTTGCGATGGTCGCGGAACTCCCGGCGGAGATGGGACTCTATGCTGCAGTCGTGGCCGCGATAGCAGCGGCGCTGTGGGGTTCATCCGACCATCTGCAGACCGGCCCGACCACGGCGATTTCCATTCTGGTCTTTTCCTCGCTATTAGGCGCGGCCCCCCGGGGTACACCGGAATTTTTTATCGCAGCAAGCCTCCTGGCAGTGATGGCCGGAATTTTTCAGGTGGCCATGGGATTTGCCCGGATGGGTTTCCTGGTGAACTTCGTTTCTGATTCCGTGGTCATCGGTTTTTCTGCCGGCGCCGGTGTACTCATCGCCGCAAAACAGATCGGGCCGCTGCTCGGGGTGAATTTTTCCTCGGCAAACCTGTACGACGTCGTCCGGAAAACAGTGATTTATCTGCCGGAATCCCATCTCCCGACCGTACTGCTGGGACTCGGAACCATCGGTTTAATCATTCTGCTGCGGTACATCAACGACCGATGGCCGGCATCGCTTATCGCAATGGTTGCCGCATCGGTGACGGTCTATGCCTTTCAGTTGGATAAAATTGGAACCGAAGTGATCGGCGAACTGCCGGGCACCTTCCCACCAATTCAGTCGCTGCCGTTCATCAATCTGGAATTGATTGCGGATTTGTCAGTCGGCGCCCTGGCGGTGGGAGCCATCGGGTTGGTGCAAACCACCGCAGTGTCCAAAACCGTCGCAGCGGAAACCGGTCAGCGTCTGGACAGCAACCAGGAGTTCGTCGGCCAGGGTTTCGCCAATATTGCGGCCGGCCTTTTTTCCGGATATCCGGTGGCCGGATCTTTTACCAGGACCACTGTGAATCAAAAGAGCGGCGCGAAGACGAAACTGGCCGCGATGATCTCCGGGGGAGTGGTGTTAGCGGCAATGCTGTTCCTGGCGCCGCTGGCCAAATACCTGCCGCAATCCGCGCTGGCAGGCGTACTGATGGTCATTGCATATCGTTTGGTCAACTGGGAAGAAATACAAAGAATATGGGAAGGGACCAAAGCGGATGCTGCCATCATGGTTATCACCTTTCTGAGTATGCTTTTTTTACCGTTGGAATTTGCGGTGCTTACCGGGATTATTTTTTCCCTTGCCTTGTATATCAGACAAACGAGTATGCCCAGAATCGAAGAAGTCCTCCCTGATCCGTCCTTTAGTAATTTTGATCGGGACTCTGACCGTCCGGCCTGCCCACAGTTAGTAATTTATGAAATTCTTGGGGATCTCTATTTCGGAGCGGCAAATCACATTGAACAGACGCTGCGCCAGCACTTCAACGAGCATTCAGGTCAGCGATACCTGTTGCTCAGAATGAACGGTGTCCAGCATTGCGATTTCAGCGGGATCAACGCACTAGAGAGTATCGTAAAGACCTATCGGCGGGCAGGCGGCGATGTTTTCTTTTCACGGGTGCAGGACCCGGTCCTGGACATGATGCACTCCACGAGTTTTTACGAGCATGTCGGTGAGGAGAATTTCCTGGAAAAAGATAAGGCCATCGGGCACATTTTTCACCGGGTGCTTGATCCGGCGATCTGTATATACGAGTGTCCGGTACGGGCGTTCAGGGAGTGCCAGACCCTGCCCAAGCGGGATTATCCGGGCAAGGTCCCCCGGTTGGACGAGATACCGGATGAAGAGGCCGTTCCGACCATCGCACCCCTGGACCTGTGGGAACGCCTCTCAGAACAAGATCCGCCAATGGTGATCGATGTCCGGGAAGAGCGGGAATATGAACAGAGTCACATTCCCGGAGCGAATCTGATTCCGCTTTCTGAATTCGTGGAAAAATACGAGACCCTTCCCACCGATCAGGATATCGTTCTCGTATGCCGGGGCGGACGCCGCAGTTCTCGCGCAGGATATATGATGCGCGAAGCCGGCTACGACAATGTGTACGTTTTGGACGGCGGATTGTTGGGCTGGGAGAATGCTGACCTGCTGTTGGCCGTGTAA
- a CDS encoding urocanate hydratase — protein MNRTVKAPTGTQLHCTSWQTEAPYRMIRNNLDPEVAEKPEELVVYGGMGKAARNWESFERILSSLEKMDTDETLLVQSGKPVGIFRTHEDAPCVLIANSNLVPKWANWDHFNELDKKGLMMYGQMTAGSWIYIGSQGIVQGTYETIGSMAKKHFGGDLSGRWMLTGGLGGMGGAQPLAAKMAGASMIAVECREQRIDMRLKTGYVDRKAPSLEEALQIMRQSTEKETPVTVGLLGNAADIFPKIADSDFLPDAVTDQTSAHDPLNGYLPLGMTVEEWEHMQKSDPEEVTRRAMESIAVQVRAMLDFRDKSVPVFDYGNNIRQAAYDEGVDNAFDIPGFVPEYIRPLFCKGIGPFRWAALSGDPEDIYKTDEKVKEIIPDDPHLHNWLDMAKEHINFQGLPSRICWVGLGQRDKLGVAFNEMVASGELKAPVVIGRDHLDAGSVASPNRETEGMKDGSDAVSDWPLLNAMLNTASGATWVSFHHGGGVGMGYSQHAGLVICADGTKEAEVKLRRVLWNDPASGVMRHADAGYESAIECAREHQLNLPFLE, from the coding sequence ATGAATCGGACAGTTAAAGCACCAACCGGAACGCAACTCCATTGTACATCCTGGCAGACCGAGGCGCCGTACCGGATGATCCGGAACAATCTTGATCCGGAGGTGGCGGAGAAGCCCGAAGAACTGGTGGTGTACGGCGGCATGGGGAAAGCCGCGCGAAACTGGGAGAGCTTCGAGCGGATTCTCTCTTCATTGGAAAAAATGGATACCGATGAAACGCTCCTGGTGCAGTCCGGAAAACCGGTGGGCATTTTCCGCACTCACGAGGATGCGCCGTGCGTACTCATTGCCAACTCCAACCTGGTACCGAAGTGGGCCAACTGGGATCACTTCAACGAGCTGGATAAAAAAGGCCTGATGATGTACGGGCAGATGACCGCCGGCTCGTGGATCTACATCGGCAGCCAGGGCATCGTGCAGGGGACCTACGAAACCATCGGCTCCATGGCAAAGAAGCACTTTGGTGGCGATCTCTCCGGCCGGTGGATGCTCACCGGCGGACTCGGCGGCATGGGCGGCGCTCAGCCGCTGGCCGCAAAGATGGCCGGCGCCAGCATGATCGCGGTAGAGTGCCGGGAGCAGCGCATCGACATGCGGCTCAAAACCGGCTACGTGGATCGAAAGGCGCCCTCACTGGAAGAAGCACTGCAAATCATGCGGCAATCCACAGAAAAGGAAACGCCGGTCACCGTTGGCCTGCTTGGAAATGCGGCGGATATCTTTCCAAAGATTGCGGATTCGGATTTCCTGCCGGACGCCGTCACCGACCAGACCAGCGCCCACGATCCGCTGAACGGCTACCTGCCGCTGGGCATGACTGTGGAAGAATGGGAGCACATGCAGAAGAGTGATCCCGAAGAAGTCACCCGCCGGGCCATGGAATCCATTGCCGTCCAGGTGCGCGCCATGCTGGATTTCCGGGACAAAAGCGTTCCCGTCTTCGATTACGGGAATAACATTCGCCAGGCGGCATACGATGAAGGCGTGGACAACGCGTTCGACATTCCAGGCTTCGTGCCGGAATATATCCGGCCGCTTTTCTGCAAAGGTATCGGCCCGTTCCGCTGGGCGGCACTGTCCGGCGATCCTGAGGATATTTACAAGACGGATGAAAAGGTGAAGGAGATCATTCCCGACGATCCGCACCTGCACAACTGGCTGGATATGGCGAAGGAGCACATCAATTTTCAGGGGCTACCGTCACGGATCTGCTGGGTCGGTCTGGGACAGCGGGACAAGCTGGGCGTAGCATTCAACGAGATGGTAGCCAGCGGAGAACTCAAAGCGCCGGTGGTCATTGGTCGGGATCACCTGGATGCGGGATCGGTGGCCAGTCCCAACCGCGAAACCGAAGGTATGAAGGACGGCTCCGACGCCGTCTCCGATTGGCCATTGCTGAACGCCATGCTGAATACAGCCTCCGGTGCGACCTGGGTCTCATTCCACCACGGCGGAGGTGTCGGCATGGGCTATTCCCAGCACGCGGGCCTGGTTATCTGTGCCGACGGTACCAAAGAAGCAGAAGTAAAATTGCGCCGCGTTCTCTGGAACGATCCCGCCTCCGGCGTGATGCGCCATGCGGACGCGGGGTACGAATCGGCGATAGAATGCGCCCGGGAGCATCAGCTCAACCTGCCGTTTCTGGAATAA
- the hutI gene encoding imidazolonepropionase, with protein MTDLLIQNIGQIVSPRPGVTRGSELRNLTIIENGVIYVKEGLIQAVGSPDEVLPQIDERPQVLDAKDRAVIPGFVDSHTHLVFGGNRADEFAMRSAGMSYEKIAAQGGGIISTVEATRNTPKEELKYLALNRLRRALEQGITSMEIKSGYGLNLETERKMLEVIHELKDEQPIELTATFLGAHAVPKEKSKEKYIEEVLAMIPEIAALADYCDVFCEEGYFTPAESRQILEKGLEYGLPPRVHTNQFHDIGGVEMALDIGAIAVEHLEALTVESIEKIARSETTATVLPGVSHFLGIPYAPARQLIDKGALVNIATDFNPGSSMTLSMQLMMNFACTQMGLSVEEALCCVTQNAARALEKMNVGCIATGYQADLLVLDTDDFRNVAYFFGQNHVRTVVKKGEVVFG; from the coding sequence ATGACTGACCTGCTCATTCAAAACATCGGCCAAATCGTTTCACCGCGGCCGGGTGTCACGCGGGGTTCGGAACTCCGGAATCTTACGATCATCGAAAATGGCGTTATCTATGTCAAGGAGGGACTCATCCAGGCAGTCGGGTCGCCGGATGAAGTGTTACCCCAGATCGACGAACGTCCACAGGTGTTGGATGCGAAGGACCGCGCAGTAATCCCCGGATTCGTGGACAGCCACACGCACCTGGTCTTCGGCGGAAACCGGGCGGATGAGTTCGCTATGCGGTCGGCCGGTATGTCATACGAAAAGATCGCTGCGCAGGGTGGCGGTATAATTTCCACCGTAGAAGCTACACGGAATACGCCCAAAGAAGAGTTGAAATATCTGGCACTGAACCGCCTCCGGCGGGCGCTGGAGCAGGGCATCACTTCCATGGAAATCAAGAGTGGCTACGGATTGAACCTGGAAACCGAGCGCAAAATGCTGGAAGTCATCCACGAATTGAAGGATGAACAGCCCATTGAACTGACGGCCACATTTCTCGGCGCACACGCCGTTCCCAAAGAGAAGTCCAAAGAAAAATACATCGAAGAGGTGCTGGCGATGATCCCGGAAATTGCTGCACTGGCCGATTACTGCGACGTCTTCTGCGAGGAAGGTTATTTCACTCCGGCAGAGTCCAGGCAAATCCTGGAGAAGGGCCTGGAATACGGATTGCCACCCAGAGTCCATACCAACCAGTTTCACGACATCGGCGGCGTGGAGATGGCGCTCGACATCGGAGCCATCGCAGTAGAACATCTCGAAGCGCTGACCGTTGAGAGCATCGAAAAAATCGCCCGTTCGGAGACAACGGCAACAGTATTGCCCGGAGTCAGTCATTTTCTGGGTATCCCGTACGCACCGGCGCGCCAATTGATTGATAAAGGGGCGCTGGTTAATATTGCCACCGACTTCAATCCCGGTTCGAGCATGACACTCTCCATGCAGCTGATGATGAACTTCGCCTGCACCCAAATGGGGCTCTCTGTGGAAGAGGCGCTCTGCTGTGTCACGCAAAACGCTGCCCGCGCGCTGGAAAAGATGAACGTCGGTTGCATCGCCACAGGCTACCAGGCAGATTTGCTGGTGCTCGACACGGATGATTTCAGAAATGTGGCGTACTTCTTTGGACAAAACCATGTGCGGACGGTTGTCAAAAAAGGGGAGGTAGTCTTCGGATGA
- a CDS encoding formimidoylglutamase has product MNELQEILNPVSETLRNLCSHDPHDHWLAQETGFTIDVYGESTHVLIGCPQDEGVRRNNGRPGAAEAPDKIRERLYRMQVSPDSGIHLYDAGNIICTSLEESHDRLTKAVAQFLADDKRVIVLGGGNDISFADVRAMSGVYGDISAINVDAHLDMRIAEKMTSGTPYRRLIEGDYLQPERFHEFGIRPASNAAYYLDDAENRGVNLHYLDEILNRGLRESFRRIISGMDESPLFLGLDMDSVQAADAPGVSASSPIGFSGREMLQIVEEALNYSQLKLLEITEVNPNYDVDGRTAKLSASLVYRFLFG; this is encoded by the coding sequence ATGAACGAACTGCAGGAAATCCTGAACCCTGTGTCCGAGACATTGCGAAACCTGTGCTCTCATGATCCTCACGACCACTGGCTGGCGCAGGAAACCGGTTTTACCATAGATGTTTATGGTGAGTCGACCCACGTATTGATCGGCTGTCCCCAGGATGAGGGCGTCCGCAGGAACAATGGTCGCCCTGGCGCCGCCGAAGCGCCGGATAAAATCCGGGAACGGCTCTACCGGATGCAGGTCAGCCCGGATTCCGGCATTCACCTCTACGATGCCGGCAATATCATCTGCACGTCGCTGGAAGAATCCCACGACCGGCTAACCAAAGCAGTAGCCCAGTTCCTGGCGGATGATAAACGGGTCATCGTTCTGGGCGGCGGCAACGACATATCGTTCGCGGACGTCCGGGCAATGTCCGGCGTTTATGGAGATATTTCCGCTATTAATGTGGACGCGCATTTGGATATGCGCATCGCGGAGAAGATGACCAGCGGCACGCCGTATCGCCGGTTAATCGAAGGCGATTATCTGCAGCCGGAGCGATTTCACGAGTTCGGGATTCGACCGGCCTCCAACGCCGCATATTATCTCGACGATGCCGAAAACAGGGGAGTTAATCTCCATTACCTGGATGAAATTCTGAATCGAGGATTGCGGGAATCTTTCCGCCGAATCATCTCCGGAATGGATGAGAGCCCACTCTTCCTCGGGTTGGATATGGATTCCGTGCAGGCGGCTGACGCCCCGGGTGTCAGCGCCTCTTCGCCCATCGGATTCTCCGGAAGGGAAATGCTGCAGATCGTGGAGGAAGCGCTAAATTATTCGCAGTTAAAATTACTTGAGATTACCGAGGTCAACCCAAATTACGATGTCGACGGCCGGACGGCCAAGCTGTCGGCATCTTTGGTATACCGGTTTTTATTCGGATAA
- a CDS encoding Fic family protein, whose translation MTFNPETPYNELPPLPPAIDIETRSVLKNAISANRALAELKGAGDLIPNQAILINAIPLQEAKSSSEIENIVTTNDKLFKAAVSKDMDIDPQTKEVLNYRTALRKGHELLKDRPLSTNLLETVCGTILDKDAMIRKAPGTVIENRSTNEVVYTPPVGEDIIRTKLGELEKFMNTDDDLDHLVRLAMIHYQFEAIHPFYYGNGRTGRILNLLYLLQRGLLNIPVLYLSRFIIQNKVDYYSKLRAVTEADAWEEWILFMLQAVEETALWTSGKIREIKTLLDDTVERCREELPSNIYSKELVELIFVQPYCKIAFVVEAGIAKRQTASEYLQALVDIGILTVEPVGREKIYIHPELLNILTDV comes from the coding sequence ATGACGTTCAATCCGGAAACACCTTATAACGAATTGCCTCCCCTGCCTCCGGCAATTGACATTGAGACACGGTCTGTCCTGAAAAACGCCATCAGTGCAAATAGAGCGCTGGCTGAACTGAAGGGGGCCGGCGATCTGATTCCCAATCAGGCAATTTTGATTAATGCTATTCCGCTGCAGGAAGCGAAATCCAGTTCGGAGATTGAGAACATTGTCACGACCAATGACAAACTCTTTAAAGCAGCGGTGAGCAAGGATATGGACATCGATCCCCAGACTAAAGAAGTCCTGAATTATCGGACAGCACTTCGGAAAGGACATGAACTGCTGAAAGACCGCCCACTATCAACCAATCTGTTGGAGACCGTGTGCGGCACTATTCTTGATAAAGATGCAATGATACGGAAGGCACCCGGTACCGTCATCGAGAATAGGTCGACCAACGAGGTGGTTTATACTCCTCCTGTTGGCGAAGACATTATACGCACCAAACTGGGTGAGTTGGAAAAATTTATGAATACTGATGACGATCTCGATCATCTTGTACGGCTTGCAATGATCCATTACCAATTTGAGGCTATTCACCCGTTTTATTATGGCAATGGTCGAACAGGACGTATCCTGAATTTACTCTATCTCCTTCAAAGGGGATTACTGAATATTCCGGTGTTGTATCTCAGCAGGTTTATCATCCAAAACAAAGTGGATTATTATTCAAAGCTTCGGGCAGTAACTGAAGCAGACGCCTGGGAAGAATGGATTCTGTTCATGCTTCAGGCAGTGGAGGAAACCGCATTATGGACCTCCGGAAAAATACGAGAAATCAAAACGCTACTCGATGACACAGTGGAACGGTGTCGTGAGGAGTTACCCTCTAATATTTATTCCAAAGAATTAGTCGAATTGATCTTTGTGCAACCTTACTGCAAGATTGCTTTTGTTGTAGAAGCCGGTATCGCCAAACGGCAAACTGCGTCCGAATATCTCCAGGCACTTGTGGATATAGGGATATTGACAGTGGAACCCGTGGGCCGGGAGAAGATCTACATTCATCCTGAGTTATTAAACATCCTTACTGACGTATAA
- a CDS encoding FG-GAP-like repeat-containing protein — MQTNPSYHTSYKAKLRVMAVLTIFSILLLPDITQGQSISRFNPQQIISTNADSAHEVQAADLDDDGYVDIISASHADNKIAWYKNQGDGTFGIQKVISTAWISPKSIRPGDVNNDGATDLVFVSSEDSAVVWLENQGDGSFVSEYVLSSDSIAAEFAYIADINNDGFDDIITGANGGEIAWFEYQGNGSFGNKTAIDTTSGQMLSMDVAEFDGDNYADVVLVNSVYTGSYYDISVLWYKNLGGGNFGTPHTLMSGFEGVSIYATDLDKDDLQDIVLYDDANISWMENQGAGSFAESEFVTTYDGASDVMTAELDGDTFWEILTAIDTQDMVAWYDHKGGGSFGGNRTITTNAANANSVHAADLDNDGDMDVLSASYGDDKIAWYENQSELYNLIHLQDQNITLSEDDSVMFSTEILYHIPYPDTTMYSILDSAKSGEVKIRNHRITYVPELNFNGQDSMQFVATDTSSSDTAWVFFEVQPVNDPPAVKNDTVMIAKNTKEIIKPLQNDTDLDGDSLLIDRVTNGSNGTADLGYNWKRIIYDPVDGYTGKDSMKYYVTDDSNATASAKIIVEISAVPTENQAPEILLQPEISVLEDHTLKLPLAKIVVDDQDSLKNLVYHLNNVGETGAAVDSNAELFSLKPSADWWGQQEINLTVEDSEGLSTTDSTVITVIPVNDLPQANAGISNEGPVDGGYEITFADSSVDPSDPEGGIAERQWSFGDGTNNSSEVNPTHTYTTSGTYGVQLVVTDNADATDTTTLTVDITTTDIQDSDLPDTFTLKGNYPNPFNPATTIKYGLPKAAKVEIVIYDLIGRKITTLITSYQNAGWHTVQWNGTNDLGELISTGVYFYRLVAGDFVDVKKMVYMK; from the coding sequence AAATTGCATGGTATAAAAATCAGGGGGATGGCACATTTGGAATTCAAAAAGTTATTTCAACTGCATGGATCTCTCCGAAAAGTATCCGGCCCGGTGATGTAAACAACGACGGGGCAACCGATTTGGTATTCGTCTCCTCTGAGGACAGTGCCGTGGTTTGGCTTGAAAACCAGGGCGATGGCTCCTTCGTCAGTGAATACGTTCTCTCAAGCGATTCTATTGCAGCAGAATTTGCCTATATCGCAGATATTAATAATGATGGATTCGATGACATAATCACCGGTGCAAATGGGGGAGAAATAGCGTGGTTTGAGTACCAGGGCAATGGAAGTTTTGGGAATAAAACCGCTATTGATACGACCTCGGGGCAAATGTTAAGTATGGATGTTGCAGAATTCGATGGCGATAACTATGCAGATGTTGTATTAGTCAATTCTGTATATACAGGTTCCTACTACGATATTTCAGTCCTCTGGTATAAGAACCTGGGTGGTGGCAATTTCGGCACCCCACACACCCTGATGTCTGGGTTTGAAGGGGTGAGTATCTATGCAACCGATTTGGATAAAGATGATTTGCAGGATATCGTCCTGTATGATGATGCCAATATATCCTGGATGGAAAATCAGGGGGCTGGAAGTTTTGCCGAATCGGAGTTTGTGACAACGTATGACGGTGCAAGCGATGTTATGACAGCCGAGTTAGATGGGGACACTTTTTGGGAAATTTTAACTGCTATTGACACTCAGGATATGGTTGCATGGTATGACCACAAGGGTGGCGGCAGTTTTGGTGGAAACCGGACTATTACAACCAATGCCGCTAACGCAAATAGTGTCCATGCTGCAGATCTGGACAATGACGGTGATATGGATGTGCTCTCTGCATCCTACGGTGATGATAAAATTGCATGGTATGAAAACCAGAGTGAACTGTATAACCTAATTCATCTGCAGGATCAGAACATTACGCTGTCAGAGGATGATTCGGTTATGTTTTCCACCGAGATTTTGTATCACATTCCCTACCCGGACACGACCATGTATAGTATCCTCGATTCAGCGAAAAGCGGAGAAGTCAAAATCCGGAATCATCGAATAACGTACGTCCCGGAACTGAATTTCAATGGTCAGGACTCAATGCAGTTTGTTGCCACGGATACTTCGAGCAGTGATACCGCCTGGGTATTCTTTGAGGTGCAGCCGGTGAATGATCCTCCGGCTGTTAAAAATGATACGGTCATGATAGCAAAAAATACGAAAGAGATAATAAAGCCATTGCAGAATGATACGGATTTGGACGGGGATTCGTTGCTCATCGATCGGGTAACGAATGGAAGCAATGGCACTGCAGATCTTGGCTATAATTGGAAACGAATTATTTATGACCCTGTCGATGGATACACCGGCAAAGATTCAATGAAGTACTATGTGACAGATGATTCGAATGCCACGGCCTCTGCTAAAATTATAGTCGAAATATCTGCCGTTCCCACGGAGAACCAGGCTCCGGAAATTCTATTGCAGCCGGAGATCAGCGTATTGGAGGATCATACCCTGAAGTTACCCCTTGCAAAAATAGTTGTCGATGACCAGGATTCACTGAAGAATCTGGTTTACCATTTGAATAATGTTGGCGAAACCGGTGCCGCTGTGGATTCCAACGCCGAATTGTTTTCCCTAAAGCCGTCCGCCGATTGGTGGGGGCAACAGGAGATCAATCTCACTGTAGAAGACAGTGAGGGCTTGAGCACGACAGATTCGACGGTCATTACTGTCATTCCTGTAAATGATCTGCCACAGGCAAATGCAGGTATTTCCAATGAAGGTCCTGTCGATGGCGGCTACGAGATTACATTCGCAGATAGTTCTGTCGACCCCAGTGATCCGGAAGGTGGTATCGCTGAGCGGCAATGGAGTTTTGGCGATGGGACCAACAACAGTAGTGAGGTGAATCCAACGCATACCTACACGACATCCGGAACCTATGGGGTTCAACTTGTGGTGACTGATAACGCCGACGCCACCGATACGACAACCCTGACAGTGGATATCACGACTACGGATATACAAGATTCGGATCTCCCGGATACTTTTACCCTAAAAGGCAATTACCCGAATCCATTTAACCCGGCCACGACGATCAAATACGGATTACCCAAGGCCGCAAAGGTTGAGATAGTGATTTATGATTTGATCGGCCGAAAGATTACGACCCTCATTACAAGCTATCAAAATGCTGGCTGGCACACCGTCCAGTGGAACGGGACAAATGACTTAGGCGAACTTATCAGCACTGGTGTCTACTTCTACCGCCTCGTGGCCGGGGATTTTGTGGATGTGAAGAAAATGGTGTATATGAAATAA